One window of Magallana gigas chromosome 2, xbMagGiga1.1, whole genome shotgun sequence genomic DNA carries:
- the LOC117681832 gene encoding uncharacterized protein, whose translation MTCAHCKKYHPSILHVDPRQNEGTNGASTSREHTDSENPLFTMSSTVHMGAGKQALPIVPVRVKSKFSDKYLETYAFLDSGSNATFCLEDIARLLKLEGRKMNLNLTTMGQQHTQTSHVISGLEISDINGVNVLELPPVYTQPTLPASRTDVISPEDIENYPYLSDIELPGIDSDVGILIGVDVPRAMEPWDVIPSVDNGPFAVKTLLGWVINGPLEIHATSNDTYVSVNRVDAKLMNNLEEQIRNQFNHDFNERTIDDKCEPSKEDRRFIECVSNSIHFEDGHYVISLPFKSENVCLPNNRKQVEQRLSSLQKRFSRDENFHKEYCVFMNKILEEGYAVKVPDEKVIQDDGQVWYLPHHGVYHPKKRKLRVVFDCAARYQGTSLNEQLLQGPNLTNTLIGTLLRFRQD comes from the coding sequence ATGACATGTGCTCATTGTAAGAAGTATCATCCATCCATTCTTCACGTTGATCCTCGACAGAATGAAGGAACAAATGGAGCTTCAACTTCAAGAGAACATACTGACAGTGAGAACCCTTTGTTCACTATGTCATCTACAGTTCATATGGGGGCTGGAAAACAAGCACTACCTATTGTGCCGGTCAGAGTCAAGTCAAAGTTCAGTGACAAATACCTGGAAACATATGCTTTCCTTGACTCAGGAAGCAATGCAACATTCTGTTTGGAGGACATTGCAAGATTGTTAAAACTGGAGGGAAGGAAGATGAACCTCAACCTTACGACAATGGGCCAACAGCATACTCAGACTTCTCATGTGATTTCCGGGTTAGAAATATCCGACATCAATGGTGTGAATGTGTTGGAACTTCCTCCGGTCTACACACAACCTACTTTACCTGCATCGAGGACAGATGTGATTTCTCCAGAGGATATTGAGAACTATCCATATCTCAGTGATATTGAACTTCCCGGGATTGACAGTGATGTTGGAATTCTGATTGGAGTCGATGTGCCTAGGGCAATGGAGCCTTGGGATGTTATACCCAGTGTTGATAATGGACCATTCGCTGTAAAAACTTTGCTAGGCTGGGTGATAAATGGACCACTCGAAATTCATGCGACTTCGAATGATACATATGTGTCCGTTAATCGTGTAGATGCAAAACTAATGAACAACTTGGAGGAACAGATTCGCAATCAGTTTAATCATGACTTTAATGAAAGAACTATTGATGACAAGTGTGAACCCTCAAAGGAAGACAGAAGATTCATAGAATGTGTGTCAAATTCTATTCATTTTGAAGACGGACATTACGTTATAAGCCTTCCGTTTAAGTCAGAAAACGTGTGTTTACCTAACAACAGGAAACAAGTTGAACAAAGACTGTCTTCACTTCAGAAACGATTCAGTCGCGATGAAAACTTCCACAAAGAATACTGTGTATTCATGAACAAGATTCTTGAAGAAGGATATGCTGTCAAAGTTCCAGATGAGAAAGTTATTCAAGATGACGGACAAGTGTGGTACCTACCTCATCATGGAGTATACCATCCTAAGAAAAGGAAGTTGAGAGTTGTGTTCGATTGTGCAGCTCGATATCAGGGAACTTCATTGAACGAACAACTGTTACAAGGACCGAATCTCACAAATACTCTGATTGGTACACTCTTAAGATTCAGACAAGATTAG